The Bartonella bovis 91-4 sequence GCCCACCGAACAATCATTGACTGTTGCTGTTGAATGTGCCGCTGTGATACGCCCGAAATGACGATACTCCTCATCACCATAAGGAGCAATACCCGCATTGATAATAAAGCGTTTTCCCTGAGAAGACATCTCAAATGACAAACACCCCGAACAAGCATACTGTGAAGCACAATGTGGTGGAAATTTTCCCGTATCTGCAAGCACAATTGTTTGATTAGCCTGCAAACGCTGAAAACCAGAATAACGTGCATAGCTAAAAGGATTTCCCCCTGTTTCATCAAAATCTAAAATAGCCGATAGGTGCTCCGAGATAATAGGACCAACCCCATTAAAATGTGCAAGTGTTCGATCTTCATGGATAAAAAATCGCAAAGCTGGTAACATACGCTCAACTGAATCAATTAAAATACGTGGCACCGTTTCATTGCTACGCTTGTAAAGATCACGCAAAGATAATAAATCTAGCAACAAACTGAGCAAAATAGCAGGATTGCGTGAAATATGCCCCCCATCGATAAGAATTTGATGCGAAAGCTCATAGATAAGATAAGTTTGCACTTTCTTCTTTATCGAAGCACAAACAGGCAAAGCTAAAGAAGCAAATACTAAAGCGATCACCGCTTGTAAACGTTGATCATTTTCTTCCATACTGCGAATTGATATACGTAAATAACGAAACTGGAAGCCAAGAGAATGTAAAAAACGCTTTTCAAACTGTTTACTCGCACCATCCAATAATATTTGCGAATGACAAATCCATACAATCAAACGTCGCGCAACAACTTCCCCACTCCAAGGAAGCCCTTTTATTTTCTTACCACTGTGGTCAAGCCAATCTTCTAATAAAGAACGCGCATGTGCTATAGCCAATGGATTGCGTGCTACCGTCATATGCCGCAACCAATGAAAATCATGAAGTGCTGCTTCCCATTCTGGCGTTGGTGGAACTACTGTAAAAGGCGAAAGACAACAAGACTGAACAACCCGACCAGCAAAAGCAAAACGGCCATGGTAAAATTCATGCGCTACTTTTGAATCAGCTAAGTGTAAATCAATGGGGTGCGCTAAAATTCTTTGCGGATGAAAACCCAAAAATCGCCAACGAAATAAAGGTCCCATCCATAAACGCCGTAGAGATTGTAGCACTTTATACACAAAAACTGATGTCTTTATCTGATGACTTCCCACCGCAATCGCCACACTTATCTCTCCAGTCATTCTTTATCAAACAAAATGCCTAACCATTTTTTTATTAAACATAATGAATAGTGAATGTCGGCGATTTACGTAAATGAAACGTTAATTAAGCCACCTTGCGTAAACGTGCTGCAAAAAAACCATCCATTCCAAATAACAGCGGGTCCTTAATATTACAATCATCATAGCAACAATCAGCAGGCGTTGTGCGCAAAGTACCATTAGAAGATAGCAAATGCTTCATAGAACCCATCTCCTCTGCTAAAATAGGCTCTAAAACAATATCATCACGCGCAGACAAAATCTTTTCAATAAGGTCTTCCCCCTCTTCTTTCGCCAATGAGCAATTGGAAAAAATAATGCGTCCACCCTTTTTCACAAAAGCAATTGCCACTAAAAGTAAATCATATTGTACAGCCGCCAATTTAGCGATATCGTCAAGCGATTTAGTCCATAAAATATCTGGATGACGGCGTATCGTCCCCGTAGAAGAACAAGGCGCATCAAGAAGAACAGCATCAAAAAGCTGCTCAGAATAAAAATCTCTCATATCACCAGTCCAATAATGCACTGACAAATGAAGTCGATCCATATTTTCTTTTAAACGTTCTAACCGATTAACTGAACTTTCAACAGCAGTTACATCTGCCCCTTGTAAAACCAATTGTGCTGTTTTTCCACCAGGGCTTGCACAAAAATCAACAACACGTTTGCCACGAATATCTCCTAATAAACAAGCAGGTAATGCTGCTGCAAAATCTTGAATCCACCAAGCCCCTTGCGCATATCCTGGTAAATCAGCCACAGGGCCATCTAAAGTGCCAAGCCGAATCGAACCATTAGGCAAAACAATACCCCCAAGCTGCTTTGCCCAACCAACGCTGTCTGATTTTACAGTCAAATCAAACAATGGTGCTTTGTTTTGTATCGCTAAAATCTGATGCGCCTTATCAACCCCATATGTTGACACCAAAAGCTGCCCGAACCAAGATGGAACATCTTTAATGGTTGGCTCTTGCATGCGCAAACACACCGCTTTACGTGCAAAATTGCGTAAAATAGCATTCACTAACCCTGAAAAACGGCGTATACGGGGATCAATTTTAGCCATTTGCACCGCTAAATCAATTGCCGCATGATCAGGAATATCAAGATAAAGAATTTGCGCTGCACTGACATGTAAAAGATGCTGAAGTGGCAATGCTTGAAGCGGCAAAGGTCGTTTTAAAAAACGTGATAAAGCAGCTGTAATCTGACCTCTATGACGCAAAGCTGCCATTAAAATAGCTCGACACAATAAGCGATCACGATGTGAAAGTTTTAAATAATGTGGATGTCCATATTCATGGTCGGTCAAACCAGAAAGAGATTTATGCTTATCAAGTACCACACTTAAAAGACGGGCACAAACTTGGCGAACAACCAATCCCGGAACACTCTTTTCAGACATACATTCCGCTTTTTTATTTTGCACAATAACACCTCTACACCTCCCCCTTTTAAAATATTATGATCGAGGCTTTTTAAAGTTCTGATGACGAAGCCAAGAAGGACGATCTGTTGTACGCCGAAGAGCACCCCTTTCCTGATGATTAAGAG is a genomic window containing:
- a CDS encoding RsmB/NOP family class I SAM-dependent RNA methyltransferase; this encodes MSEKSVPGLVVRQVCARLLSVVLDKHKSLSGLTDHEYGHPHYLKLSHRDRLLCRAILMAALRHRGQITAALSRFLKRPLPLQALPLQHLLHVSAAQILYLDIPDHAAIDLAVQMAKIDPRIRRFSGLVNAILRNFARKAVCLRMQEPTIKDVPSWFGQLLVSTYGVDKAHQILAIQNKAPLFDLTVKSDSVGWAKQLGGIVLPNGSIRLGTLDGPVADLPGYAQGAWWIQDFAAALPACLLGDIRGKRVVDFCASPGGKTAQLVLQGADVTAVESSVNRLERLKENMDRLHLSVHYWTGDMRDFYSEQLFDAVLLDAPCSSTGTIRRHPDILWTKSLDDIAKLAAVQYDLLLVAIAFVKKGGRIIFSNCSLAKEEGEDLIEKILSARDDIVLEPILAEEMGSMKHLLSSNGTLRTTPADCCYDDCNIKDPLLFGMDGFFAARLRKVA
- a CDS encoding heparinase II/III family protein — encoded protein: MTGEISVAIAVGSHQIKTSVFVYKVLQSLRRLWMGPLFRWRFLGFHPQRILAHPIDLHLADSKVAHEFYHGRFAFAGRVVQSCCLSPFTVVPPTPEWEAALHDFHWLRHMTVARNPLAIAHARSLLEDWLDHSGKKIKGLPWSGEVVARRLIVWICHSQILLDGASKQFEKRFLHSLGFQFRYLRISIRSMEENDQRLQAVIALVFASLALPVCASIKKKVQTYLIYELSHQILIDGGHISRNPAILLSLLLDLLSLRDLYKRSNETVPRILIDSVERMLPALRFFIHEDRTLAHFNGVGPIISEHLSAILDFDETGGNPFSYARYSGFQRLQANQTIVLADTGKFPPHCASQYACSGCLSFEMSSQGKRFIINAGIAPYGDEEYRHFGRITAAHSTATVNDCSVGIFRKRKSPNTSLLLEGPTNVKVQRIEGAEKIGFVACHDGYVRPFNLVHERGLTLTTNGATIEGFDRFFMPHTAQSNRRKTDFNEPSCVAVRFHLHPKVEVIHNGESVHLVVEGRRMWHFMSPDTDIYLEDSIDFAELEGPQSTQQIVLYLRPALTEKIHWRFVRLESE